A region of the Chromatiales bacterium genome:
TTGTGGTCGACGATCTGATGATTTTTTCGTCATCATTTCTCTCCAGGTTCACGTATCGCGTAATACAGGCCGACAATCTTTACGGATCACGCGCTTGCTACTGTTGACATAAAACGTCGCTTTTTTATTACCAGAATTCCGGGTAGCGTCTGTGTGGCGACAAGTTGTTTACCAGCAAGGCGACGAAAAGCATGATTACGACACCGGTAAAAATGGGTGCAAGCACATACCAGAATTTCATTTGGTGTATTTGTTCACTACCAATCACGGCAATGAGTGCCGTTGCTCCTCCTGGCGGGTGAATGGAATTGGTTAAATGCATGGCTGTTAATGCCAGCGATACCGCCAGTGCGGCAGAGATCGCCGGCAGGTGGCCCAGTAGTAAGGCGCAGGCGACTCCGACGGCAGCGGATACGGTATGGCCAAGAACCAGATTTCTCGGTTGCGCGTATGGGCTTTTGGGTACGCCATAGATCAATACGGCACTGGCGCCAAACGAGCCAACGAGAAACAATGAATCCGCGATGTGAAACCGTTCAAAATTCCCGATTTTATAGACAGCGAGTATTCCCAGAAAGGCGCCAAGCGCTGACCACAACACCTCATGATACGGGGCTGCGGGCGGCACTCGCTTGCCTCCACGGAACTTCTCAAAATAGGATTGAATCCAGTTCATGACGCTATTTTGATTGGTAGGCGTTGTCAGACATCCAGCATCAGTTTTCGCGGTTTGCGCATTCCTGCGATCTTGCAGGCCTGTTGCCCATAACCGCGCGGAAACAGTCCGTACAGGTATCGCCGAGAGGCTTTTTCCCGACCCCAGATCTGTTCCATGTGCTTGAGCAAGACACGTGCTTCCGGCACACTTTGATTCGCTTCAAAGTACGACCGTATGAACTCGATAACGGCAAGCCGTTCGGCTGTCAGAGGTAATCCGGCCTCGGCCGCCAGTTCGCTTATCAGGTCGGGTTCCCAGTCATCGGCACTCAGAAGAAAGCCTTCTTCATCGCGTTGCAGATCTTCCAGAGATTTCAGGGGCTCGGTTTTTAATTTTGGGGGATTCATGGCGTACTCCTGCCTTACTCAACTCCAAACACCATAATGGAGCATTAAATGTTTGAATAGTGAAATATATTCAATAATAATGTCGAATAATCCGACATTAAAGGTTGTTTGAACCAAAATGGATATTGAGCAGGCGCGTACGTTTCTTGCCATTGCGGCTCACGGCAGTTTTCTGGAGGCGTCCAGGCGCTTACATGTTACGCACTCGACAGTCAGTGTCCGTATACAGAAACTGGAGGAAGAATTCGGCACGAAGTTGTTTGTGCGTAACCGGTCCGGGGCAAGCCTGACCCCTTCGGGGCAGCGGTTTGTGCAGCATGCCAAGACGCTGGTTCTGACCATTGAGCAGGCACGTCATGATGTCGGTTTACCCAGTCGTTTCCGCGCCAGCCTGCGGGTTGGTGGCCGAATAGCCCTTTGGGAAGAGTTTTTGCCAAGCTGGGTGGGGCGTATGCGTCGTGCAGCGCCCGATGTGTCCATACGCAGCGAGATCGGCTTCGAGGAAGACCTTATGCGACGACTGGTAGAAGGCACTTTGGACATCGGCCTCATGTATACACCGAGTCATGCGCAAGGTTTGATTGTGGAACATCTGTTCGATGAGACCCTGGTTATGGTCAGCACCGACCCGAACACACGTTGGCCTGGAGAGGACTATGTGTATGTTGAG
Encoded here:
- a CDS encoding HPP family protein; the protein is MNWIQSYFEKFRGGKRVPPAAPYHEVLWSALGAFLGILAVYKIGNFERFHIADSLFLVGSFGASAVLIYGVPKSPYAQPRNLVLGHTVSAAVGVACALLLGHLPAISAALAVSLALTAMHLTNSIHPPGGATALIAVIGSEQIHQMKFWYVLAPIFTGVVIMLFVALLVNNLSPHRRYPEFW
- a CDS encoding TusE/DsrC/DsvC family sulfur relay protein — translated: MNPPKLKTEPLKSLEDLQRDEEGFLLSADDWEPDLISELAAEAGLPLTAERLAVIEFIRSYFEANQSVPEARVLLKHMEQIWGREKASRRYLYGLFPRGYGQQACKIAGMRKPRKLMLDV
- a CDS encoding LysR family transcriptional regulator; amino-acid sequence: MDIEQARTFLAIAAHGSFLEASRRLHVTHSTVSVRIQKLEEEFGTKLFVRNRSGASLTPSGQRFVQHAKTLVLTIEQARHDVGLPSRFRASLRVGGRIALWEEFLPSWVGRMRRAAPDVSIRSEIGFEEDLMRRLVEGTLDIGLMYTPSHAQGLIVEHLFDETLVMVSTDPNTRWPGEDYVYVEWGPGFYARHRESYPDLERPAQVVNIGWLGIQIILSNGGSCYLPIRMARSFIQQERLYRVADAPEFPHPAFMVFPREADSDAIELGLAQLRTLASEEQQAALS